Proteins from a genomic interval of Falco rusticolus isolate bFalRus1 chromosome 7, bFalRus1.pri, whole genome shotgun sequence:
- the CELF1 gene encoding CUGBP Elav-like family member 1 isoform X5 → MNGTLDHPDQPDLDAIKMFVGQVPRSWCEKDLRELFEQYGAVYEINVLRDRSQNPPQSKGCCFVTFYTRKAALEAQNALHNMKILPGMHHPIQMKPADSEKSNAVEDRKLFIGMISKKCNENDIRVMFSPFGQIEECRILRGPDGLSRGCAFVTFTTRAMAQTAIKAMHQAQTMEGCSSPIVVKFADTQKDKEQKRIAQQLQQQMQQISAASIWGNLAGLNTLGPQYLALLQQTAAASSGNLNTLSSLHPMGGLNAMQLQNLAALAAAASAAQNTPSGTAALTSSSSPLSVLTSSAGSSPSSSSSSSVNPMASLGALQTLAGATAGLNVSSLAGMAALNGGLGSGGLSNGTGSTMEALTQAYSGIQQYAAAALPTLYNQSLLTQQSIGAAGSQKEGPEGANLFIYHLPQEFGDQDLLQMFMPFGNVVSAKVFIDKQTNLSKCFGFVSYDNPVSAQAAIQSMNGFQIGMKRLKVQLKRSKNDSKPY, encoded by the exons atgaatggcACACTGGATCACCCAGATCAACCTGATCTAGATGCTATCAAGATGTTTGTGGGCCAGGTCCCACGAAGCTGGTGTGAGAAGGATCTAAGAGAACTTTTTGAACAGTATGGTGCTGTCTATGAAATCAATGTCTTGAGGGACAGGAGCCAAAACCCTCCTCAAAGCAAAG GGTGctgttttgttacattttatacCCGTAAAGCTGCACTAGAAGCACAGAATGCTCTTCACAACATGAAGATCCTCCCAGGG ATGCACCATCCTATCCAGATGAAACCAGCTGACAGTGAAAAGAGTAATG CAGTAGAAGATAGGAAGTTGTTTATTGGAATGATATCCAAGAAGTGCAATGAAAATGATATCCGAGTGATGTTCTCCCCCTTTGGGCAGATTGAAGAATGCAGGATATTACGGGGCCCAGATGGCCTGAGCCGAG GTTGTGCATTTGTGACTTTTACAACAAGAGCCATGGCACAAACAGCGATCAAAGCAATGCACCAAGCACAAACTATGGAG GGTTGCTCTTCTCCCATTGTGGTAAAATTTGCAGACACGCAGAAGGACAAAGAGCAGAAACGAATTGCTCAGCAACTCCAGCAACAAATGCAACAGATCAGTGCTGCCTCAATATGGGGAAATCTGGCTGGTCTCAACACACTTGGACCCCAGTACTTAGCA CTCCTtcagcagacagcagctgcGTCTTCTGGGAACCTGAACACATTGAGCAGCCTCCACCCAATGGGAG GACTGAATGCGATGCAATTACAGAACCTGGCTGCATTAGCAGCTGCGGCCAGCGCAGCTCAGAACACACCGAGTGGTACTGCTGCGCTCACTTCCTCCAGCAGTCCCCTGAGTGTGCTCACCAGCTCAG CAGGTTCCTCACCTAGCTCCAGTAGCAGCTCCTCTGTTAATCCAATGGCTTCTCTTGGAGCACTGCAGACACTGGCAGGGGCTACAGCAGGCCTCAATGTTAGCTCTTTAGCAG GAATGGCAGCCTTAAATGGAGGACTTGGCAGTGGTGGTCTTTCAAATGGGACAGGTAGCACAATGGAAGCCCTCACGCAGGCTTATTCTGGAATCCAGCaatatgctgctgctgcattgccTACACTCTATAACCAGAGTCTCTTAACACAGCAGAGTATTGGTGCAGCAGGAAGTCAAAAAGAAG GTCCAGAGGGAGCCAATCTGTTTATCTACCATCTCCCCCAGGAGTTTGGGGATCAGGATCTGCTGCAGATGTTCATGCCATTTGGAAATGTTGTCTCTGCCAAGGTTTTCATTGACAAGCAGACCAATCTGAGCAAGTGTTTTG gttttgtaaGTTATGACAATCCTGtctctgcacaggctgccaTTCAGTCAATGAACGGCTTTCAGATTGGCATGAAGCGTCTGAAAGTACAGCTCAAGCGCTCTAAGAATGACAGCAAGCCATACTGA